One region of Myxococcus stipitatus genomic DNA includes:
- a CDS encoding endonuclease/exonuclease/phosphatase family protein — translation MTPFHTLRPFLASLLAFAPLCIVACNDDDDDDANDDTTTEAVVMTRNIYLGGDIFRLAAAQTPEQVPAVAAQLYQTVQATNFPERAKALADEIQAANPALVGLQEVSLYRTQHPSDGSPPESPNATNVTYDFLAVLLTELQARGLNYRVAAKVQNADAELPAALSGSATDLTDVRLTDHDVILTRGDVQVANVVTANYDFVQEVPAGGTTVGFKRGYTKLDATLNGARFTFVNTHLEDLMPGNDTQAAQLGGLVAGFERPLIVVGDLNTGPGTRQGAYDSLTSASTGLVDAWTQVGSGEGFTCCLSETLKDAAPHFTERIDLVLYTGDGIKPVSAEIVGNDAAKRTPSGLWPSDHAGLVVTFRLNR, via the coding sequence ATGACGCCCTTCCACACGCTTCGACCCTTCCTCGCCTCGCTGCTCGCCTTCGCCCCCCTGTGCATCGTCGCGTGCAACGACGACGATGACGACGACGCCAACGACGACACCACGACCGAGGCCGTGGTGATGACACGCAACATCTACCTCGGAGGCGACATCTTCCGGCTCGCCGCGGCCCAGACGCCGGAGCAGGTTCCAGCCGTCGCCGCGCAGCTGTACCAGACGGTCCAGGCCACCAACTTCCCCGAGCGGGCCAAGGCGCTCGCGGACGAAATCCAGGCGGCCAACCCGGCGTTGGTCGGTCTCCAGGAGGTCTCCCTCTACCGGACGCAGCACCCGAGCGACGGCTCGCCGCCGGAGTCGCCCAACGCCACCAACGTGACGTATGACTTCCTCGCCGTGCTGCTGACGGAGCTGCAGGCGCGCGGGCTCAACTACCGGGTGGCGGCGAAGGTGCAGAACGCCGACGCGGAGCTCCCCGCCGCGCTGTCCGGCAGCGCCACCGACCTCACCGACGTCCGCCTCACGGACCACGACGTCATCCTCACCCGGGGGGACGTCCAGGTCGCCAACGTGGTGACGGCGAACTACGACTTCGTCCAGGAAGTGCCCGCCGGAGGCACGACCGTCGGCTTCAAGCGGGGCTACACCAAGCTCGACGCGACGCTGAACGGCGCGCGCTTCACGTTCGTGAACACCCACCTGGAGGACCTGATGCCAGGAAACGACACCCAGGCCGCGCAGTTGGGCGGCCTCGTGGCGGGCTTCGAGCGCCCCCTCATCGTCGTGGGAGACCTCAACACGGGGCCGGGCACGCGCCAGGGCGCGTATGACAGCCTCACCAGCGCCTCGACGGGCCTCGTCGACGCGTGGACCCAGGTGGGCTCCGGCGAGGGCTTCACCTGCTGCCTGAGCGAGACCCTCAAGGACGCCGCGCCCCACTTCACCGAGCGCATCGACCTGGTGCTCTACACCGGGGACGGCATCAAGCCGGTGTCCGCCGAGATCGTGGGCAACGACGCCGCCAAGCGCACCCCCTCCGGGCTGTGGCCCTCCGACCACGCGGGGCTGGTGGTGACGTTCCGCCTGAACCGCTGA
- a CDS encoding bifunctional helix-turn-helix transcriptional regulator/GNAT family N-acetyltransferase, with amino-acid sequence MAKTRYEQNVAAFRHFNRFYTRKIGILDKEFLHSEFSLTEARVLFELSDRRQPTAAELSRDLGLDPGYLSRLLRRLSTLGLVEKETSATDGRQQLMKLSRKGEAALARLNHNSNEEIGALLVPLKPPDQQRLLAAMHTIEGLLGGEPPRDGAATYQLRSHRPGDIGWVVHRHGVLYAQEYGWDESFEALVADIASKFIRDFDPQRERCWIAEKDGQNVGSIFLVKESKTVAKLRMLIVEPSARGLGIGKRLVDECVAFARNAGYRKVRLWTDPQLHAARKLYQEAGFVLVKTEPHDEFGKGLIGQTWELVFRGAP; translated from the coding sequence ATGGCGAAGACGCGGTATGAACAGAACGTCGCGGCATTCCGTCACTTCAACCGTTTCTACACGCGCAAGATCGGCATCCTGGACAAGGAGTTCCTCCACAGCGAGTTCTCCCTTACCGAGGCGCGCGTCCTCTTCGAGCTCTCCGACCGGAGGCAGCCGACGGCCGCCGAGCTGAGCCGGGACCTGGGGTTGGACCCGGGCTACCTGAGCCGCCTGCTGCGCCGGTTGAGCACGCTCGGGCTGGTGGAGAAGGAGACGTCCGCGACGGACGGACGGCAGCAGCTGATGAAGTTGAGCCGCAAGGGCGAGGCGGCGCTCGCGAGGCTCAACCACAACTCCAACGAGGAGATCGGCGCGCTGCTCGTCCCGCTGAAACCGCCGGACCAGCAGCGGCTGCTGGCGGCGATGCACACCATCGAGGGCCTGCTCGGGGGCGAGCCCCCCCGGGATGGCGCCGCGACGTATCAGCTGCGCTCCCACCGCCCGGGGGACATCGGCTGGGTCGTCCACCGCCACGGCGTGCTGTACGCCCAGGAGTACGGCTGGGACGAGAGCTTCGAGGCCCTGGTCGCGGACATCGCCTCGAAGTTCATCCGCGACTTCGACCCCCAGCGCGAGCGCTGCTGGATCGCCGAGAAGGACGGCCAGAACGTCGGCTCCATCTTCCTGGTCAAGGAGTCGAAGACGGTGGCGAAGCTGCGCATGCTCATCGTCGAGCCCTCGGCGCGAGGGCTGGGGATCGGCAAGCGGCTGGTGGACGAGTGCGTCGCCTTCGCCCGGAACGCGGGCTACCGCAAGGTGCGCCTGTGGACGGACCCGCAGCTGCATGCCGCGAGGAAGCTCTACCAGGAGGCGGGCTTCGTCCTCGTCAAGACCGAACCGCACGACGAGTTCGGCAAGGGGCTCATCGGGCAGACGTGGGAGCTGGTGTTCCGAGGCGCCCCGTGA
- a CDS encoding PDC sensor domain-containing protein — protein sequence MHWAGVVITLFAGLPPDGAAQLAKVERLVPALTRLAADPRIVEAVRAQNARGVSLSTVRQWDDAWQATQQLTALKKEVLGSECARVLGRHRESLGRRVAESFVMDRNGALVGATRRTSDYWQGDEAKFQVPFTQGVVLTEKPFFDDSSLSYVVQVSLPIRDAGRVIGAVTFSLSLLDL from the coding sequence ATGCATTGGGCAGGTGTCGTAATCACGTTGTTCGCGGGGCTGCCTCCGGATGGGGCCGCGCAGCTCGCGAAGGTCGAGCGTCTGGTCCCGGCGCTGACCCGGCTGGCGGCGGACCCGAGGATCGTCGAGGCCGTGCGCGCGCAGAACGCGCGGGGCGTCTCGCTGTCGACGGTGCGTCAGTGGGACGACGCGTGGCAGGCGACCCAGCAGCTGACGGCCTTGAAGAAGGAGGTCCTCGGCTCGGAGTGCGCGCGCGTGCTCGGGCGCCACCGCGAGTCGCTGGGGCGGCGCGTGGCCGAATCCTTCGTGATGGACAGGAACGGCGCGCTGGTCGGCGCCACGCGCCGCACATCCGACTACTGGCAGGGCGACGAGGCGAAGTTCCAGGTCCCGTTCACCCAGGGCGTGGTGCTCACGGAGAAGCCCTTCTTCGACGACTCGTCCCTGTCCTACGTCGTCCAGGTCTCCCTGCCCATCCGTGACGCGGGTCGCGTCATCGGCGCCGTCACCTTCAGCCTTTCCTTGCTGGACCTTTGA
- a CDS encoding esterase/lipase family protein: MATRRMDIRAVVAVVGMVGVACSNQDPGGEKPGPGVQVPAAVKACRERIAAKTAELQADRENPVDIATWSIQDAPEMKEITTSVPQNQDNYLSYDGKYRPLTNHPGCSVANLYYDKSNEAGATPYIDGNNDGKWTGNSAFGGPNAATGFIDGNKAVIPGYPCAAKEYTQTNEDKTKPIVILVHGNSTRPHTWEKFMLTPGTPPTTAYEQVQFTADTTAREQLAEKLIAARYRVIAVDFRTDVVTSIDPSANSTTQNASGNIDHGWATPILQSLLKAVMQDQPDRKVALIAHSLGVTVARDALRRMYVEWQSGRAGAINPFPQVSHVILGSGANHGVSTYDPSGGNLCATNTTMRGTIVCEMGSRSNYKETYFHKPLNGPRDLFATPCADGDYAFGKTGQCGENVVKYYTITMTDKEKGTNYQDLYVSEAASRIDMDGCVTNTLTTLSDYDTSGYFNKGFIANHFGSLRSPAGLDLALRYLAE; encoded by the coding sequence ATGGCAACGCGTCGCATGGATATCCGCGCGGTGGTGGCTGTCGTCGGCATGGTCGGAGTGGCGTGCTCGAACCAGGACCCCGGAGGGGAGAAGCCCGGGCCGGGTGTGCAGGTCCCCGCGGCGGTGAAGGCGTGTCGCGAGCGCATCGCCGCGAAGACGGCGGAGCTCCAGGCGGACAGGGAGAACCCGGTCGACATCGCGACCTGGTCCATCCAGGACGCCCCGGAGATGAAGGAGATCACCACCTCCGTGCCGCAGAACCAGGACAACTACCTGTCCTATGACGGCAAGTACCGCCCCCTGACCAACCACCCCGGCTGCTCCGTGGCCAACCTCTACTACGACAAATCGAACGAGGCTGGCGCCACGCCGTACATCGACGGGAACAACGACGGGAAGTGGACGGGCAACTCCGCCTTCGGCGGTCCCAACGCCGCCACGGGCTTCATCGACGGGAACAAGGCCGTGATTCCCGGCTACCCGTGCGCCGCCAAGGAGTACACGCAGACCAACGAGGACAAGACCAAGCCCATCGTCATCCTCGTCCACGGGAACTCCACGCGGCCGCACACCTGGGAGAAGTTCATGCTGACCCCGGGCACGCCGCCCACCACCGCGTATGAGCAGGTCCAGTTCACCGCGGACACCACCGCCCGGGAGCAGCTCGCGGAGAAGCTGATCGCCGCGCGCTACCGCGTCATCGCGGTGGACTTCCGCACGGACGTCGTGACGAGCATCGACCCGTCCGCCAACAGCACCACGCAGAACGCGTCGGGCAACATCGACCATGGCTGGGCGACCCCCATCCTCCAGTCGCTGCTCAAGGCGGTGATGCAGGACCAGCCCGACCGGAAGGTGGCGCTCATCGCGCACTCGCTCGGCGTGACGGTGGCGCGCGACGCCCTGCGCCGCATGTACGTGGAGTGGCAGTCTGGCAGGGCGGGCGCCATCAACCCCTTCCCCCAGGTGAGCCACGTCATCCTCGGCTCGGGCGCCAACCACGGCGTGTCCACCTACGACCCGAGCGGAGGGAATCTGTGCGCCACGAACACGACCATGCGCGGGACCATCGTCTGCGAGATGGGCAGCCGGTCCAACTACAAGGAGACCTACTTCCACAAGCCGCTCAACGGGCCTCGCGACCTGTTCGCCACGCCCTGCGCGGACGGTGACTACGCGTTCGGCAAGACGGGCCAGTGCGGCGAGAACGTCGTGAAGTACTACACCATCACGATGACGGACAAGGAGAAGGGCACCAACTACCAGGACCTCTATGTCTCCGAGGCCGCGTCGCGCATCGACATGGACGGCTGCGTGACGAACACGCTCACCACGCTGAGCGACTACGACACCAGCGGCTACTTCAACAAGGGCTTCATCGCGAACCACTTCGGCTCGCTGCGCTCGCCCGCGGGGCTCGACCTGGCGCTGCGCTACCTCGCCGAGTAG
- a CDS encoding bile acid:sodium symporter family protein: protein MPLRLLQRLGRDWFLLGMLSAVGLALLFPDFGRQGGAMHADVVTNVGIFLVFFLHGLGMPPANLKAGAMQWRLHLLVQSFTFLVFPLLWVVLNLLFGAVVPQDLSLGFLFLCAVPSTISSSVAMTGVARGNVAGAIFNASLSSLLGIVLTPVIIGLLAHTTGESLSLGDAILKLSVLLLLPIALGQALRPLLGGTFARYRKYTNGIDRLFILVLVYASFCDSVASGIFRAHGASVVALTLAGAALILALVLTLSTLTARRLRFSKEDEIAAVFCGSKKTLASGVPMARLLFGAHPALGLVVLPLMFYHQLQLLVCSVLAERYAARPQATGAGVP, encoded by the coding sequence ATGCCTCTTCGCCTCCTCCAGCGGCTCGGCCGGGACTGGTTCCTGCTGGGCATGCTCAGCGCCGTCGGGCTCGCCCTCCTCTTCCCGGACTTCGGGCGGCAGGGGGGCGCGATGCACGCCGACGTCGTCACCAACGTGGGCATCTTCCTCGTGTTCTTCCTCCACGGGCTGGGGATGCCCCCCGCGAACCTCAAGGCCGGGGCCATGCAGTGGCGGCTGCACCTGCTGGTGCAGTCGTTCACCTTCCTCGTCTTCCCGCTGCTCTGGGTCGTCCTGAACCTGCTGTTCGGCGCCGTGGTCCCCCAGGACCTGTCGCTCGGCTTCCTGTTCCTGTGCGCCGTCCCCTCCACCATCTCCTCCTCGGTGGCCATGACGGGCGTCGCCCGGGGGAACGTGGCGGGCGCCATCTTCAACGCCAGCCTCTCCAGCCTGCTCGGCATCGTCCTCACGCCGGTCATCATCGGGCTGCTCGCGCACACCACCGGCGAGTCGCTGTCGCTGGGGGATGCCATCCTCAAGCTGTCCGTGCTCCTGCTGCTGCCCATCGCCCTGGGCCAGGCGCTGAGGCCGCTGCTGGGAGGGACGTTCGCCCGCTACCGCAAGTACACCAACGGCATCGACCGGCTCTTCATCCTCGTCCTCGTCTATGCCTCGTTCTGCGACTCCGTGGCCTCCGGAATCTTCCGTGCGCACGGGGCCAGCGTCGTGGCGCTCACGCTGGCGGGGGCGGCGCTCATCCTCGCGCTGGTGCTCACGCTGAGCACCCTGACGGCGCGGCGGCTGCGGTTCTCCAAGGAGGATGAGATCGCCGCGGTCTTCTGCGGCTCCAAGAAGACGCTGGCGTCGGGCGTGCCCATGGCGCGGCTGCTCTTCGGGGCCCACCCGGCGCTGGGGCTCGTCGTCCTGCCGCTGATGTTCTATCACCAGCTCCAGTTGCTGGTCTGTTCGGTGCTCGCGGAGCGCTACGCCGCGAGGCCCCAGGCCACGGGAGCAGGCGTCCCGTAG
- a CDS encoding threonine aldolase family protein: protein MSSQRFSRSEFLSLSSLLAGSALLGGDARATPPVAAPQAAPPTREQVEEVRRACRGFVSGAPQPDPGPELVRIGEWMQRQGQREDYYGNGELVQSFEKKVAALLGFEAGCFMPTGTMGQLIALRIYADAGRNRNVGLHPSSHHVLHEDSSHVVLHQLHDVLISPWTRPLLAGDVREAREPLGSVSVELPVRWLGGQLQTWEQLEELKQTCREKGVKLHMDGARLWECQPYYGRPLADICKGVDSVYVSFYKRVGALGGAMLVGGRDFIREARIWRHRHGGDIFHLYPYVASAAMRLDVALERIPASVRRAKALSEALAADSRLTVLPRPVPTNMFRVFVRGDPDALRRQLFRIAREDRIWLTGGFAPTRVPGVLESEFSLDHGVDALTDAEITRAFRRLLDGT from the coding sequence ATGTCCTCTCAGCGATTCAGTCGGAGCGAGTTCCTGTCCCTGTCCAGTCTCCTCGCGGGCAGCGCCCTCCTCGGCGGTGACGCGCGCGCGACGCCTCCCGTCGCGGCGCCACAGGCCGCTCCGCCCACGCGGGAGCAGGTGGAGGAGGTCCGCCGCGCGTGCCGGGGCTTCGTGTCCGGCGCGCCTCAGCCCGACCCTGGGCCGGAGCTGGTCCGCATCGGAGAGTGGATGCAGCGGCAGGGGCAGCGCGAGGACTACTACGGCAACGGCGAGCTGGTGCAGTCCTTCGAGAAGAAGGTCGCGGCGCTGCTGGGCTTCGAGGCCGGCTGCTTCATGCCCACCGGCACGATGGGGCAGCTCATCGCGCTGCGCATCTACGCGGACGCGGGGCGCAACCGGAACGTGGGACTCCACCCGTCCTCGCACCATGTGCTGCACGAGGACAGCAGCCACGTGGTGCTCCATCAGCTCCACGACGTCCTCATCTCTCCGTGGACCCGGCCGCTGCTCGCCGGTGACGTGCGGGAGGCGCGCGAGCCCCTGGGGAGCGTCAGCGTGGAGCTGCCCGTGCGCTGGTTGGGCGGTCAGCTCCAGACCTGGGAGCAGCTCGAGGAGCTCAAGCAGACGTGCCGCGAGAAGGGGGTGAAGCTGCACATGGACGGCGCGCGGCTGTGGGAGTGCCAGCCGTACTACGGCCGCCCCCTGGCGGACATCTGCAAGGGGGTCGACTCCGTCTACGTGTCCTTCTACAAGCGGGTGGGGGCCCTGGGCGGGGCGATGCTGGTCGGCGGCCGGGACTTCATCCGCGAGGCGCGCATCTGGCGTCACCGCCACGGCGGCGACATCTTCCACCTGTATCCCTACGTCGCGTCCGCCGCCATGCGCCTGGATGTGGCGCTGGAGCGCATCCCCGCCTCCGTGCGCCGCGCGAAGGCGCTCTCCGAGGCCCTCGCGGCGGACAGCCGGCTCACCGTGCTGCCGCGCCCCGTGCCGACCAACATGTTCCGTGTCTTCGTGCGCGGCGACCCGGACGCGCTCCGCCGGCAGCTGTTCCGCATCGCGCGCGAGGACCGGATCTGGCTGACGGGAGGCTTCGCGCCGACGCGGGTGCCCGGCGTCCTGGAGTCGGAGTTCTCCTTGGACCACGGCGTGGACGCGCTGACGGACGCGGAGATCACCCGCGCCTTCCGCCGGTTGCTGGACGGGACTTGA
- a CDS encoding MFS transporter produces the protein MEATAHEQRDSILKVAVASFIGTAIEWYDFFLYGTAAALVFNRLFFPSFDPLTGTMAAFGTFAVGFVARPLGGVVFGHYGDRLGRKAMLSATLMLMGVATFAVGLLPTYEHVGAWAPALLVLLRLVQGFGLGGEWGGAVLMAVEHAPAHRRGFYGSWPQMGAPAGLLVATAVFNVFSRLPEADFIAWGWRVPFLLSAVLIGMGVFIRLKVAESPVFRARPKQEEQASLPVLDALRQYPRQILLAMGARFAENGFFYIITTFVLSYGTERLGLPRTTILNGVLVATAVHLVAIPTFGAASDRFGRRPIYLAGALGCGLMAFPFFWLVDTREAALITSAITLGIVAHAAMYGPQASFFSELFGTRVRYSAASLGYQLASVFAGGLSPFIATALLARSGGQSWPVSLYMVVLAAITLVSVWLSAETFRARLTEEAPGNAPGTPVSEPSSHSPSPARTP, from the coding sequence ATGGAAGCAACGGCACACGAGCAGCGGGACTCCATCCTGAAGGTGGCGGTGGCGAGCTTCATCGGCACCGCCATCGAGTGGTACGACTTCTTCCTCTATGGGACGGCCGCGGCGCTGGTGTTCAACCGACTGTTCTTCCCGTCCTTCGACCCGCTCACCGGGACGATGGCCGCCTTCGGCACGTTCGCGGTGGGGTTCGTCGCGCGCCCCCTGGGGGGCGTCGTCTTCGGGCACTACGGAGACCGCCTGGGCCGCAAGGCCATGCTGAGCGCCACGTTGATGTTGATGGGCGTGGCCACCTTCGCGGTGGGGCTGCTGCCCACGTACGAGCACGTGGGCGCCTGGGCCCCCGCCCTGCTCGTCCTGCTGCGGCTCGTCCAGGGCTTCGGCCTGGGCGGCGAATGGGGTGGCGCGGTGTTGATGGCCGTGGAGCACGCGCCCGCGCACCGGCGCGGCTTCTACGGGAGCTGGCCGCAGATGGGGGCCCCCGCGGGCCTGCTGGTGGCCACGGCCGTGTTCAATGTCTTCTCGCGACTGCCGGAGGCGGACTTCATCGCCTGGGGCTGGCGCGTGCCCTTCCTCCTCAGCGCGGTGCTCATCGGCATGGGCGTCTTCATCCGCCTGAAGGTGGCCGAGTCCCCCGTCTTCCGGGCGCGCCCCAAGCAGGAGGAGCAGGCGTCCCTGCCGGTGCTGGACGCGCTGCGCCAGTACCCCCGGCAGATCCTCCTCGCGATGGGCGCGCGCTTCGCGGAGAACGGCTTCTTCTACATCATCACCACGTTCGTCCTGTCCTACGGCACCGAGCGCCTCGGGCTCCCCCGGACGACCATCCTGAATGGCGTGCTGGTGGCCACGGCCGTCCACCTCGTCGCCATCCCCACGTTCGGCGCCGCGTCGGATCGCTTCGGGCGACGCCCCATCTACCTCGCGGGAGCGCTGGGCTGTGGGCTGATGGCCTTTCCCTTCTTCTGGCTCGTCGACACGCGGGAGGCGGCGCTCATCACCTCGGCCATCACCCTGGGCATCGTGGCGCACGCGGCGATGTACGGCCCTCAGGCCAGCTTCTTCTCGGAGCTGTTCGGGACGCGGGTGCGTTACAGCGCGGCGTCACTCGGCTACCAGCTCGCCTCGGTGTTCGCCGGGGGCCTGTCGCCGTTCATCGCCACCGCGCTGCTGGCCCGCTCCGGTGGACAGTCCTGGCCCGTGTCGCTGTACATGGTCGTCCTGGCCGCCATCACCCTCGTGTCCGTCTGGCTCTCCGCGGAGACCTTCCGCGCCCGCCTCACGGAGGAGGCGCCCGGGAACGCCCCCGGGACACCGGTCAGCGAGCCGTCCAGCCACAGTCCATCACCTGCGCGGACCCCGTGA
- a CDS encoding methyl-accepting chemotaxis protein — MNTLSANSMRILDRFTLRTRLTVAVCALTLCTLLPLNVLGRVFIFDLIEEQIHASLRAEAQGLRDLVETSLAEREANVRGWAEDSIIRGALLFDTYEKSDQVLAGLEKRHPSFAGLVLFTEEGQAVSASDPRLLEAFAGHGKDVLATPWFRAALKGTQDITDFTRKDPYFGEVVLPLAVPVLSPVSGARLGVLLAPYAWSQVGQVVAPALERAQSRGLRSFALEVRGADGAKLYDTLEAGAERGADVVQVESVNEATSKDVGDGWHFVATVAPEDAYAPLDTAESLSLGLTAMSLLVACVGAWLLARGTTRPISRLSEVVSRVVREGDLTQRVEVPDRRDEVGQLALAFSQMMDHLRESNRELQEGTRVLGRTVADLTAAAAQQEGNLSRQAAALHETQETAREIEQTSRMAAERSQAVLGVAERSQEVGRAGEATVAASLQGFEQLREQVGRMVASISALNERTRQIGGITQTVKDLADQSNMLALNAAIESARSGEHGKGFGVVAREIRSLADQSISSTSRVKEILDDIRVSIQGSVKLAEESQEGAETGLSQVHASGESLRELVGIVHDNVAAAKQIAAAVTQQSAGVSQIFTAVTDLSRMMEETMSGLRGAQQMTAALREVAARMEKVAATYRV, encoded by the coding sequence TTGAACACCCTGTCCGCCAACTCCATGCGCATCCTGGATCGCTTCACGCTTCGGACCCGCCTCACGGTGGCGGTCTGCGCCCTCACGCTGTGCACCCTGCTGCCGCTCAACGTCCTGGGGCGCGTCTTCATCTTCGACCTCATCGAGGAGCAGATCCACGCCTCGCTGCGCGCGGAGGCGCAGGGGCTGCGGGACCTGGTGGAGACCTCGCTCGCCGAGCGCGAGGCGAACGTGCGCGGCTGGGCGGAGGACTCCATCATCCGCGGCGCCCTGCTGTTCGACACCTACGAGAAGAGCGACCAGGTGCTGGCCGGGCTGGAGAAGCGTCATCCCTCCTTCGCGGGCCTCGTCCTCTTCACCGAGGAAGGGCAGGCCGTGTCGGCCAGCGACCCCCGCCTGCTCGAGGCGTTCGCCGGCCATGGGAAGGACGTCCTCGCGACGCCCTGGTTCCGCGCCGCGCTGAAGGGGACGCAGGACATCACCGACTTCACCCGGAAGGACCCCTACTTCGGAGAGGTGGTGCTGCCGCTCGCGGTGCCCGTGCTCAGCCCCGTCAGCGGCGCGCGGCTGGGCGTGCTGCTGGCGCCCTACGCGTGGAGCCAGGTGGGGCAGGTGGTCGCGCCCGCGCTGGAGCGCGCCCAGTCGCGCGGCCTGCGCAGCTTCGCCCTGGAGGTGCGCGGGGCGGACGGCGCGAAGCTCTACGACACGCTGGAGGCCGGCGCCGAGCGCGGCGCGGACGTGGTCCAGGTGGAGTCCGTCAACGAAGCCACCTCCAAGGACGTGGGCGACGGCTGGCACTTCGTGGCCACCGTGGCGCCGGAGGACGCCTACGCGCCGCTGGACACGGCGGAGTCCCTCTCGCTCGGACTCACCGCGATGTCGCTCCTCGTCGCCTGCGTCGGCGCGTGGCTGCTGGCCCGGGGGACGACGCGCCCCATCTCCCGGCTGAGCGAGGTGGTCTCCCGCGTCGTGCGCGAGGGGGACCTCACCCAGCGCGTGGAGGTCCCCGACCGACGGGACGAGGTGGGGCAGCTGGCGCTCGCGTTCTCCCAGATGATGGACCACCTGCGGGAGTCCAACCGCGAGCTGCAGGAGGGCACGCGGGTGCTCGGGCGGACGGTGGCGGACCTGACCGCGGCCGCCGCCCAGCAGGAGGGCAACCTCTCCCGTCAGGCCGCGGCCCTCCACGAGACGCAGGAGACGGCGCGGGAGATCGAACAGACGTCGCGGATGGCCGCCGAGCGCTCCCAGGCCGTGCTCGGCGTGGCGGAGCGCTCCCAGGAGGTGGGCCGCGCCGGCGAGGCGACGGTGGCCGCCAGCCTCCAGGGCTTCGAGCAGCTGCGCGAGCAGGTGGGGAGGATGGTCGCCAGCATCTCCGCCCTCAACGAGCGCACGCGTCAGATTGGCGGCATCACCCAGACGGTGAAGGACCTCGCGGACCAGTCCAACATGCTCGCGCTCAACGCCGCCATCGAGTCCGCGCGCTCCGGTGAGCACGGCAAGGGCTTTGGCGTCGTGGCCCGGGAGATCCGCAGCCTCGCCGACCAGTCCATCTCCTCCACCAGCCGCGTGAAGGAGATCCTCGACGACATCCGCGTGTCCATCCAGGGCTCCGTCAAGCTGGCCGAGGAGAGCCAGGAGGGCGCGGAGACAGGCTTGTCCCAGGTCCACGCCAGCGGCGAGAGCCTGCGGGAACTCGTCGGCATCGTCCACGACAACGTCGCCGCCGCGAAGCAGATCGCCGCCGCCGTCACCCAACAGAGCGCTGGCGTCTCGCAGATCTTCACCGCGGTGACGGACCTGTCCCGGATGATGGAGGAGACGATGAGCGGCTTGCGCGGTGCGCAGCAGATGACCGCCGCGCTGCGTGAAGTGGCCGCTCGCATGGAGAAGGTCGCCGCCACCTACCGTGTCTGA
- a CDS encoding 3-hydroxybutyrate dehydrogenase: MNSHSGRCALVTGAANGIGLAVAEVLASQGVRVLLADLDEVAGAAAAARLPGARFQRADVSSREECRALVARAEREWGRLDILVNNAGVQHVAPVEEFPEERWEQLIRIMLVGPFVLTRHALPLMYARGWGRIINVSSLHGLVASPYKSAYVSAKHGLMGLTKTVALEAADKGVTANAVCPSYVRTPLVEKQIADQARVHGLTEAEVVEKVMLAPAAVKRLLEPSEVAAYVAFLCSDAAGGITGSAQVMDCGWTAR; the protein is encoded by the coding sequence ATGAATTCACATTCAGGTCGATGCGCGCTCGTGACAGGGGCGGCGAACGGCATCGGCCTCGCGGTGGCGGAGGTGCTGGCGAGCCAGGGCGTCCGGGTGCTGCTCGCGGACCTCGACGAGGTGGCGGGAGCGGCGGCCGCGGCGCGGCTGCCCGGCGCGCGGTTCCAGCGCGCGGATGTGTCCTCCCGGGAGGAGTGCCGGGCCCTCGTCGCGAGGGCGGAGCGGGAGTGGGGACGGCTGGACATCCTCGTCAACAACGCGGGCGTGCAGCACGTGGCGCCGGTGGAGGAGTTTCCGGAGGAGCGGTGGGAGCAGCTCATCCGCATCATGCTCGTGGGGCCCTTCGTGCTGACGCGCCACGCGCTGCCGCTCATGTACGCGCGCGGGTGGGGGCGCATCATCAACGTGTCCTCGCTCCATGGGCTGGTGGCGTCGCCGTACAAGTCCGCCTATGTGTCCGCCAAGCACGGGCTCATGGGGCTGACCAAGACGGTGGCGCTGGAGGCCGCCGACAAGGGCGTCACCGCGAACGCGGTCTGCCCGAGCTACGTGCGCACGCCCCTGGTGGAGAAGCAGATCGCCGACCAGGCGCGGGTCCATGGGCTCACGGAGGCGGAGGTCGTGGAGAAGGTCATGCTCGCCCCGGCGGCGGTGAAGCGGCTGTTGGAGCCCTCGGAGGTCGCCGCCTACGTCGCGTTCCTCTGCTCCGACGCCGCCGGGGGCATCACGGGGTCCGCGCAGGTGATGGACTGTGGCTGGACGGCTCGCTGA